The following coding sequences lie in one Enterococcus sp. 9E7_DIV0242 genomic window:
- a CDS encoding type 1 glutamine amidotransferase domain-containing protein, whose protein sequence is MTNTKKVAVLVTDMVEDIELTSPKKVLEKAGYEVLLIEKEAGKKITGKKGTTFTIDASIDDVSPEEFAALLIPGGFSPDQLRADQRFVDFTKYYLENDLPLFAICHGPQLFIQTGLTSGRTMTSYITVQPDLEYAGATIKNQEVVVDGKLVTSRTPEDLPAFNKTILEQLS, encoded by the coding sequence ATGACAAACACAAAAAAAGTAGCTGTACTGGTCACTGATATGGTGGAAGACATAGAATTGACCTCCCCTAAAAAGGTATTAGAAAAAGCAGGCTATGAAGTTCTGTTGATTGAAAAAGAAGCTGGGAAAAAGATAACTGGAAAAAAAGGCACGACCTTTACAATCGATGCCTCTATTGATGATGTCTCTCCTGAAGAATTTGCAGCATTGCTTATTCCAGGCGGCTTCTCCCCTGATCAGCTGCGAGCAGATCAGCGCTTTGTCGATTTCACAAAATATTATTTAGAAAATGATTTGCCTTTGTTCGCTATCTGTCATGGTCCTCAGCTCTTTATTCAAACGGGGCTGACTAGCGGTCGTACAATGACTTCTTACATTACCGTGCAGCCTGACCTGGAATACGCTGGTGCAACAATCAAAAATCAAGAAGTTGTTGTTGATGGGAAGCTGGTTACCAGTCGAACACCGGAGGATCTTCCGGCATTCAACAAAACCATCCTAGAACAGTTGAGTTGA
- a CDS encoding ROK family protein, with amino-acid sequence MKKMIISFDVGGIFVKYGLFDMDGTIIHQGKQPTEIETEDSFFIMIARIISRYEQEHTIKGLGFSFPGVIDSEKGVPIVSGAIKPLRGRPFVQLLRERTGNKYPIFIENDGNCAALAELYSGNGRELKDFVVLTLGTGIGGGIIHEQSLMKGGRYSAGEFGMMLIPDKLGKPVILAKYASTQGLLNLYRQRLGITSDTPVTGEEIFKGNTLVKKDVLKLWGEYIAMVVYNIIVSMNPEKVLIGGGVSQNPLLLSLIEKPLKKYPEWALFETPIVRCYHQNDAGLIGAFYLVQRNI; translated from the coding sequence ATGAAAAAAATGATTATCAGTTTTGATGTTGGGGGAATTTTTGTCAAATACGGCTTGTTCGATATGGACGGAACAATTATCCACCAAGGAAAACAGCCGACAGAGATAGAAACCGAAGACAGCTTTTTTATCATGATCGCAAGAATTATCTCAAGATATGAGCAGGAGCATACCATCAAGGGACTTGGTTTCAGTTTTCCCGGTGTCATTGATAGTGAAAAGGGGGTACCAATTGTTTCTGGCGCAATCAAACCCTTAAGAGGCAGGCCATTTGTTCAGCTACTGAGGGAACGTACAGGAAATAAATACCCCATTTTTATTGAGAATGATGGAAATTGTGCCGCACTTGCCGAGCTATACTCCGGGAACGGGCGCGAGTTAAAGGATTTTGTCGTACTGACATTGGGAACTGGTATCGGTGGTGGAATCATCCATGAGCAGTCTCTGATGAAGGGTGGTCGCTACAGCGCCGGTGAATTCGGTATGATGCTGATCCCTGATAAACTGGGGAAACCTGTAATTTTGGCTAAATATGCCTCTACACAAGGGTTATTGAACCTTTATCGTCAACGCCTTGGGATCACCTCTGATACTCCCGTAACAGGTGAAGAGATTTTCAAAGGAAATACCTTAGTGAAGAAGGACGTGTTAAAGCTTTGGGGAGAATATATTGCTATGGTCGTTTACAATATCATTGTTTCTATGAACCCGGAGAAAGTCTTGATTGGTGGTGGTGTCAGTCAAAACCCGTTGTTGCTGTCACTGATTGAAAAGCCGTTGAAAAAATATCCCGAGTGGGCATTATTTGAAACACCAATCGTTAGATGCTACCACCAGAATGATGCTGGTCTTATTGGTGCCTTTTATTTGGTACAGAGAAATATATAA
- a CDS encoding DUF2461 domain-containing protein produces the protein MTTTNKTMLTFLKNLAENNSLEWMHQHEKEKKDALNHFYGLVQTLQNEIPAFDPDIPMIEPNKLSFRLNRDTRFSHDKSPYNPTFRAHIGPNGKPYIPAGYFIQLAPEGHDSFLGGGVFGTQFPQATAFVREYLLAHPQEFLALLEAPRFKKYFQLQGEQLKRFPKGYEETGTAIDPFIKYKSWYLQYDLAYDQLLDEKQLIQTCLDVFEAMKPFNDYLNRALIDFQFPERR, from the coding sequence ATGACTACGACAAACAAAACAATGCTAACTTTTTTGAAGAATCTCGCTGAGAATAACTCACTGGAATGGATGCATCAACATGAAAAAGAAAAGAAAGACGCACTGAATCACTTTTACGGACTGGTTCAGACGTTGCAAAATGAAATTCCTGCATTCGATCCGGATATCCCCATGATCGAGCCAAACAAATTAAGCTTTCGACTGAATCGAGATACCCGTTTCAGTCATGATAAATCGCCTTATAATCCAACCTTTAGAGCGCATATCGGACCAAATGGCAAACCGTATATTCCAGCCGGTTATTTCATCCAGTTGGCACCTGAAGGGCATGACTCGTTCTTAGGCGGCGGTGTATTCGGCACGCAATTTCCACAGGCCACAGCATTCGTAAGAGAGTACTTATTGGCACACCCACAAGAATTTCTCGCCTTACTTGAAGCACCTCGTTTCAAAAAATACTTTCAGCTGCAAGGCGAACAGCTGAAACGATTCCCTAAAGGGTATGAGGAAACAGGCACAGCTATTGACCCTTTTATCAAATATAAAAGCTGGTATCTTCAATATGATCTGGCTTACGATCAGCTCTTAGATGAAAAACAGCTGATTCAGACCTGTCTGGATGTATTCGAAGCGATGAAGCCGTTCAATGATTACTTGAATCGTGCACTGATTGATTTTCAATTTCCGGAACGTCGCTAG